The following nucleotide sequence is from bacterium.
ATCCCAATCGGCAATTAGAGTATCTCCATTACCACCAACATAACCTGTTTCCTCCGGCGCGCTGGATAATCACGCGATCCAGATCTTAGCATTCCCCGGATCGATAAAATCGTCCGGACGTATTACGTTTGGTGAGCTTTCCGCAGTGGTGCCGGCGGTAAGGCGATAGATTCTCGTTTCGCTACCGTCGAAAACGGCGACCATCGTGCCTACCGCTAAACCGGTTGTTTTAATATCGTCGAGATCGGTTCCGTCGTTGTCATCGTATGAAAGCCCATCGATATCAGGTCTTGAAAATAAAACCTCATAATCCGATTGCGCGAAAAGAGCAGTTGCTACCAACAAAGAAATAGCCAAAATAAAATACTTCATGGGACTCCTTTTTAAATACTTGCGCAACACACATATTAGGAGTTTAAAATCAAATACAAAAGGGCGGTTTTCCTTAAGCGCTTTTCAGACCAGTTACATCCACTTATTTATTCTAATCTATTCTTATTCCTTTACCATAGTAAAGATAGCGTTTAATCTTTTTCGTAGAGGTTTTTGGAAATTCTTCCTGTTGTATTTTGAATCCCTTTATGCGCTTATACGGAGCAATCTGGTTATTTACCTTTTCTATGAGTTCTTTCATCACTTTCTCGACATCATCGTCCGTCCATTTTTTACTGAAATACTTGTCAAGGCCATCTAAATCCGGCACAATTATAGCAAAGGGTTCTTCGGAATTAGCATGCTTCACTCCAATGATAATTGATTCGGTAACTAACTTCGAAGCATTGATTTTCTCCTCTATCTCATCAGGATATACATTCTTGCCTGCAGCGGTCACGATTACATCTTTAGCGCGACCGCTAATAAAGAGGAAACCTTCGTCATCTATTTTGCCAAGATCACCTGTTTTAAACCATCCATCTGGAGTAAAGGCGTCGCGCGTTGCCTCTGGATTTTTATAATAGCCTTGAAAAACGGGAACGCCCCTAGCCAATATCTCGCCAACTCCATCCTGATTTGGTAAGTCAATTTTTAATTGCACTCCTGAAATCGCAGGTCCAACCGAAGCTGATTTTTTGCTTGTAGTCGGGCTTGCCGCCAAAACCGGCGAGGTTTCTGAAAGACCGTAGCCTTGAAGACAAGTCACCCCAAAATAATTGAAGAAATCGACTATTTCGGGCCTAATTGCTGCTCCCCCGGAGATCATTAATCGCAAGTTTCCAAATCCTGCTTTTTTTCGGAACACCTTCATAGTCTTGATACCAGCTCTTCTAGAGATCGTTCCATCGAGTAACTTTGTCACACCCATAACCGATCCAAAGGCTAGCTTGGCAATTCCGCCCTTCTTGTTGACACCTTTAATTATTCCTTTGTAAATTTTATCGAATAATAACGGCACACCCAGAATTATCGTCGCATTTGATGCCTGTATGTCCTCGAGTATCTCTTTTGCTCTAAGCGCACGAGCATAGCAAATACCACTTCCAATGCTAATGGGGGTTAAGAAACCACAAGTTCCCTCGAAGCTATGATGTATCGGAAGCACTGAAATAAAGGTATCTTCGGAGAACAGGTCAACACGCTTTTTCATTCCGTCAATATCGCCTATTATATTTCTATGAGACAGAACAACGCCTTTGGGTGAACCGGTTGTTCCTGAAGTATAAATAATAGAGGCTGGCAAATCGGCATCCTGATTAGAAAAAGATGGCAATATCTCGATTTCGGATTCCATTATTTTCCAAATATCTTCCAAATTGTATTGTTTGATCGATTCAAAGCCATTTTCTTCTCTCAATGGCGCAGTAAAGCGTTCGTTATTAAAAATGGCTGCAGCATCAGAATGGCGGATTATATATCGGAGTTCCTGAGGGCGCAATGCTGGATCGAGTGGTATGGTCACGCAACCGACTGTTTGTATTGCAAAATAGGTAATAGCCCACTCCGGGGAGTTTTTCCCCAACACAGCAATATGTTGCCCCTTCTTAAAACCTGCATGTTTCAGAAAAGAGGCCAATTTTCTGACCTTTTGGAGAAGCTCGCTATAGGTTAATTCAGTGCTTCCTCCACTGCCATCGAAAACCATCATAGCTATTCTATCCGGTATTCTCGATGCAGTTTTTTCAAGAATCTGCGGAACTATCGACACTTTTTCATTACTCATATTACCATCCATTAATAGCTAATTCAATATTACTTTAAACAAGTTATATTCTACAAAGGCATTCGTCAACAACCTTATTTTTCAATTGGTTTTTTAAATCTTCATTTCAAAACTTTTTTTGACATAATATATATTATGTCAAATGATACTTTTTAATTAACCTTTGAAACTGGACAAAATCAAAAGAGCTTTGAAGTGGTTGACAATTATAATTGCTATAAGTATATTGAAATTTACTAGAAATAATTATACCAAGGAGGTTTCATGACGCGAATTTATCTTATTTCTGTGGCTATTTTAATTATCGCTGTGGGAGCTTTCGCATCAACTGACGCAGTAAAACCGCTTCTTGGAGGGGTTCATCTTCCAATTTATGGACAGCCCATTAGAGTGGATTATACTCATAGTTTTTCACCAATGGAGCTCGATACCATACCACCTTTCGATCCATATCACGATCTACCACTTTATATAGCTGGAGATACATATTACGATATGCAGCACAACTGCTCCAAGGGTAGAAACATTGCCGTCGATCATGAAGGTGGAGTTCATGTTGCTTGGATGGACGGGATTACTCCCACCTTCTCCCAGAGAAGAGCTAAATACAACTACTTCCATATTGACTCGGTAACAGGCGGCGATCCTAGCACTGGTTGGGTTTGTGCTTATGATGGCGCTCAGGCTGATGGCCGAGACAAAGCGGGTTATGTTAATATTGCGGTAGATGATGTGCACACTGTTCCCACAGTTACATATCACGATGTCGAGGGTGCCACAAATCCAAAAACTAATGCGGCGTTCGACGGTATGTATTATGCTACCGCCGGTGCTAGTCGCTGTGTCTTTATCCAACCTATCGAAGGACCCGATCCTTATTATGTTCCCGAGGATCCCACCTTCGATTGTTCCGCAATCTGGCCTAAAATCGCTCAGATCGACACAACCGTTTTCTTGGTGAGCTCATGCTCTAATAATCTCGACACCATTCCAGCTACAGGCGAGCCTTGTGGTGAAAGGGTTATTTATTATCGCGGTTTTGTTAAGCCGGACATTGTCTCTATTGCGTCTATGTCTTTTGAACCTGCGATTGAGATCGAAAATGATCAAGTAGATATTTCTTGCGATATTACAGCATGGAAAGGCACCGGGGAAACCGAAGTCACGATGGGTTACATCCGTCGAGACACACTGGTCGAAGCCGATACATGCTACTGCACGGCTGAGAGTTATTTTACAACTGTATATGACGCTGCCGCCTTGATGATCCGTAGATCAACCGATATGGGCGACACATGGGCCCCCACTGAATATATCACCGAGCCGGGAGTCCATATCTATTCTGATTATCCGGAGAGCCTTTATATAGGTTGGAGCCTCGATT
It contains:
- a CDS encoding T9SS type A sorting domain-containing protein, with translation MTRIYLISVAILIIAVGAFASTDAVKPLLGGVHLPIYGQPIRVDYTHSFSPMELDTIPPFDPYHDLPLYIAGDTYYDMQHNCSKGRNIAVDHEGGVHVAWMDGITPTFSQRRAKYNYFHIDSVTGGDPSTGWVCAYDGAQADGRDKAGYVNIAVDDVHTVPTVTYHDVEGATNPKTNAAFDGMYYATAGASRCVFIQPIEGPDPYYVPEDPTFDCSAIWPKIAQIDTTVFLVSSCSNNLDTIPATGEPCGERVIYYRGFVKPDIVSIASMSFEPAIEIENDQVDISCDITAWKGTGETEVTMGYIRRDTLVEADTCYCTAESYFTTVYDAAALMIRRSTDMGDTWAPTEYITEPGVHIYSDYPESLYIGWSLDSSVTPPETVQNYSPVYTRPVDFNITYSPDGVLHAVWGGFVLSPHEGWETSCAAACSVGAYSMEVIYHWDDARDVIDTVTWDPWWLFQPPTDYRPSSQFRTSQYGASHEPQVTVDDDGNVFVFWEQRWSEYWWCQTGTLLIDNSLLNYPNSDIYCAVYNPDSGYWSDPVNISNTTTPGCSTGVCLSEVEVTVADRVDDNVHISFIVDYDAGLYLLEEGEVTLDDFVYLRIPKDYLLTTAYTGIYESERLNPDMPLDFRLGSGYPNPFNAATAFWFDTYTPGKFKIDIIDMTGRTVTEVHDGDLRAGRRRFVWDGFSDNGWFVPSGTYFLRASDDLGNTITRKVTLIK
- a CDS encoding AMP-binding protein encodes the protein MSNEKVSIVPQILEKTASRIPDRIAMMVFDGSGGSTELTYSELLQKVRKLASFLKHAGFKKGQHIAVLGKNSPEWAITYFAIQTVGCVTIPLDPALRPQELRYIIRHSDAAAIFNNERFTAPLREENGFESIKQYNLEDIWKIMESEIEILPSFSNQDADLPASIIYTSGTTGSPKGVVLSHRNIIGDIDGMKKRVDLFSEDTFISVLPIHHSFEGTCGFLTPISIGSGICYARALRAKEILEDIQASNATIILGVPLLFDKIYKGIIKGVNKKGGIAKLAFGSVMGVTKLLDGTISRRAGIKTMKVFRKKAGFGNLRLMISGGAAIRPEIVDFFNYFGVTCLQGYGLSETSPVLAASPTTSKKSASVGPAISGVQLKIDLPNQDGVGEILARGVPVFQGYYKNPEATRDAFTPDGWFKTGDLGKIDDEGFLFISGRAKDVIVTAAGKNVYPDEIEEKINASKLVTESIIIGVKHANSEEPFAIIVPDLDGLDKYFSKKWTDDDVEKVMKELIEKVNNQIAPYKRIKGFKIQQEEFPKTSTKKIKRYLYYGKGIRID